The following are from one region of the Klebsiella aerogenes genome:
- the hxlA gene encoding 3-hexulose-6-phosphate synthase, with product MKLQLALDELTLPEALVFIDKVVDDVDIIEVGTPFLIREGVNAIKAIKEKYPHKEVLADAKIMDGGHFESQLLFDAGADYVTVLGVTDVLTIQSCIRAAKEAGKQVVVDMICVDDLPARVRLLEEAGADMLAVHTGTDQQAAGRKPIDDLITMLKARRKARIAVAGGISSQTVKDYALLGPDVVIVGSAITHSADPAGEARKISQVLLQHH from the coding sequence ATGAAATTACAGCTTGCCCTGGACGAGTTAACCCTGCCTGAAGCGCTGGTATTTATTGATAAGGTGGTTGACGACGTTGATATTATTGAAGTGGGAACCCCCTTTCTTATTCGGGAAGGTGTGAACGCAATTAAAGCCATTAAAGAAAAATATCCGCATAAAGAAGTGCTGGCGGATGCGAAAATTATGGATGGCGGCCATTTTGAATCGCAACTGCTTTTCGACGCCGGGGCAGACTATGTCACGGTGTTAGGCGTGACCGACGTGCTGACGATCCAGTCGTGCATCCGCGCGGCAAAAGAGGCCGGAAAGCAGGTGGTGGTGGATATGATCTGCGTCGACGATCTCCCCGCGCGGGTTCGCCTGCTGGAGGAGGCGGGCGCGGATATGCTGGCGGTACACACGGGCACCGACCAGCAGGCGGCGGGGCGCAAGCCGATAGATGATTTGATAACGATGTTGAAGGCGCGCCGGAAAGCCCGGATTGCCGTGGCAGGCGGCATCAGCAGCCAGACGGTGAAGGACTATGCGCTGTTAGGCCCGGATGTTGTGATTGTGGGATCAGCGATCACGCATTCGGCGGATCCGGCTGGTGAGGCGAGGAAGATTTCGCAGGTGTTGTTGCAGCATCACTGA
- a CDS encoding helix-turn-helix transcriptional regulator yields MDKTESKNREEDHKIQFGRRLAQAMLLTKHTNASLAQKIGVSEPMVKKYVDGQNLPKADVLLKIARATGISTAWLLEEQEDTQASEGSAEKDLEFLNDMFKFLSAMQRKIVLKQVSETITKLLEQEEKYLAKKQD; encoded by the coding sequence ATGGACAAAACAGAAAGCAAGAATCGCGAAGAAGATCACAAAATCCAGTTTGGCAGACGCCTGGCGCAGGCCATGCTGCTGACAAAACATACCAATGCCTCATTGGCCCAAAAGATTGGGGTCAGTGAACCAATGGTTAAGAAGTATGTGGATGGGCAAAATCTTCCTAAGGCTGATGTGTTGCTTAAGATCGCCCGTGCGACAGGTATCAGCACGGCATGGTTACTTGAAGAGCAGGAAGATACTCAAGCTTCGGAAGGCTCTGCTGAAAAAGATCTTGAATTTCTAAACGACATGTTCAAATTTTTATCGGCAATGCAGCGTAAAATAGTCCTGAAACAAGTATCTGAAACGATAACAAAGTTGCTTGAACAGGAAGAAAAATACCTCGCGAAGAAGCAGGATTGA
- a CDS encoding SgrR family transcriptional regulator yields MSIFEAHFRRLHARYGAGQTHELQMQEIAAIFGCSVRNCRIALKKMHLEKWLDWQPQRGRGKRSRLHLLTSPEKLFSQNVNKLLEKQDYGNVLRFIGNDKYLLDRLSLWRFGVQDKSSETRVRIPYYRNLDPLNPLVPLRRTERHLLRQCLSGLTRYDAVQGRIVPDIAHYWTHNEDFTRWEFWLKSTARFADGSELDACAVQRCLLAASQSPQFAPLFSPIKTITADAPWHLVIETHHPVRRLDCLLATQPTMLFDYQHGHIRCTGAFHLQEHSDNFMVLRRNQHWHQARPGLDEITIFTWAPEHISMSFIPLLRGEEAQDDRPLNERSLEQGCCFVLLDGDGAFADEAGRRFINYLLQPVELLSQTQLPDEYARILSVAQGMLPQWNHRPVDFGGVTAPFNLRQPVIISTFQQPELVELAGAIRILLERWHIRAEIRIDAFDSFNSQPRPPADIWLSNFMLDTLSVPAFLEWLASTTLFTRLPEAQRQNLNALLPAILNSDDEQAFATIAAFFHEITHQRYVIPLLHHWMEFATEKSFTWRDLNTLGWPDFSQLWLE; encoded by the coding sequence ATGAGTATCTTCGAGGCGCATTTTCGCAGGCTGCACGCCCGCTACGGCGCAGGTCAGACGCACGAATTACAGATGCAGGAGATCGCCGCCATCTTCGGCTGTTCGGTGCGTAACTGCCGGATTGCGTTGAAGAAGATGCATCTGGAAAAATGGCTCGACTGGCAGCCCCAGCGCGGACGCGGCAAGCGCTCACGGCTCCACCTGTTAACCTCGCCGGAAAAGCTGTTCAGCCAGAACGTCAATAAGCTGCTGGAGAAGCAGGATTACGGCAACGTGCTGCGCTTTATCGGCAACGACAAGTATCTGCTGGATCGCCTGAGCCTGTGGCGCTTTGGGGTACAGGATAAAAGCAGCGAAACGCGGGTGCGCATCCCCTACTACCGCAATCTGGATCCGCTTAACCCGCTCGTCCCCCTGCGGCGGACCGAACGCCATCTCCTGCGCCAGTGCCTCAGCGGACTGACGCGCTATGACGCCGTTCAGGGCAGGATCGTCCCCGATATTGCCCACTACTGGACCCACAACGAGGACTTTACCCGCTGGGAGTTCTGGCTGAAATCTACCGCCCGCTTTGCCGATGGCAGCGAACTGGATGCCTGCGCCGTTCAGCGCTGCCTGCTTGCCGCCAGCCAGAGCCCGCAATTCGCCCCGCTTTTCAGCCCAATCAAAACCATCACCGCAGACGCCCCCTGGCATCTGGTGATTGAAACGCATCATCCGGTCAGACGTCTAGACTGCCTGCTCGCCACCCAGCCGACGATGCTGTTCGATTACCAGCACGGACACATCCGCTGTACCGGCGCTTTCCACCTGCAGGAGCACAGCGACAACTTTATGGTTCTGCGGCGCAATCAACACTGGCACCAGGCGCGGCCCGGACTGGATGAGATCACCATTTTCACCTGGGCTCCGGAGCATATCAGCATGAGCTTTATTCCCCTGCTGCGGGGCGAAGAGGCGCAGGATGACCGCCCGCTCAACGAGCGCAGTCTGGAGCAGGGGTGCTGCTTTGTGCTGCTCGACGGTGACGGGGCCTTCGCAGATGAGGCCGGAAGACGGTTTATAAATTACCTGCTACAACCTGTCGAACTCCTCAGCCAGACGCAGCTTCCCGACGAATATGCGCGCATTCTCTCCGTGGCTCAGGGTATGCTACCGCAGTGGAACCACCGCCCGGTGGATTTTGGCGGGGTCACCGCGCCGTTTAACCTGCGTCAACCGGTCATCATCAGCACCTTTCAGCAACCGGAACTGGTGGAGCTTGCCGGAGCAATTCGCATCCTGCTTGAGCGCTGGCATATTCGCGCCGAAATACGGATCGACGCATTTGACAGCTTTAACAGCCAGCCGCGCCCTCCCGCGGATATCTGGCTTAGCAACTTTATGCTTGATACCCTTTCGGTTCCGGCTTTTCTGGAATGGCTGGCGTCCACCACGCTGTTTACACGCTTGCCTGAAGCCCAGCGACAAAACCTGAACGCGCTGTTACCGGCGATTCTGAACAGCGACGATGAACAGGCGTTCGCTACGATTGCCGCCTTTTTCCACGAGATTACCCATCAGCGATATGTCATTCCTTTGCTGCATCACTGGATGGAATTTGCGACCGAGAAGTCATTTACCTGGCGGGATTTAAATACGCTGGGATGGCCGGATTTCAGCCAACTTTGGCTCGAATAA
- the hxlB gene encoding 6-phospho-3-hexuloisomerase, whose protein sequence is METQSVAGVACTDLHQAMARIDGAALARLDQAIAEANMVFVFGAGRSLLMLKAFAMRLMHIGLKVHVVGDVVTPALQKGDLLLLASASGETASLVNVATKAKQLGGTVALLTIFPESSLGKLADVVVRIPAYTDKLPDGPDNVKGILPGGSLFEEAVMVLGDAMIVNLAQSTGYRLTKGFALHANLE, encoded by the coding sequence ATGGAAACGCAATCTGTTGCAGGCGTTGCCTGTACTGACCTGCATCAGGCGATGGCGCGGATTGATGGCGCTGCTCTGGCGCGTCTGGATCAGGCCATCGCTGAAGCGAACATGGTGTTTGTTTTTGGTGCAGGGCGCTCGCTGTTAATGCTGAAAGCTTTTGCGATGCGCCTGATGCATATCGGCCTGAAGGTGCATGTTGTCGGAGATGTGGTCACGCCTGCGTTGCAAAAAGGCGACCTGCTGCTGCTTGCCAGCGCATCGGGCGAAACGGCTTCGCTGGTGAATGTGGCTACGAAAGCAAAGCAACTGGGCGGCACAGTGGCCCTGCTGACCATTTTCCCCGAGTCCTCGCTGGGGAAACTGGCTGATGTGGTGGTCAGGATCCCGGCCTATACCGACAAACTGCCGGATGGACCCGATAACGTGAAAGGTATTCTGCCCGGCGGCAGCCTGTTTGAAGAGGCCGTCATGGTGCTGGGCGACGCCATGATTGTGAATCTGGCGCAGTCGACGGGATATCGCTTAACCAAAGGTTTTGCGCTACACGCCAACCTCGAATAA
- a CDS encoding glucose-6-phosphate isomerase family protein — protein sequence MKQLHHSGLPLYLDDDGVMALKPPLNYLGFGRKSAGQMAVVLPEFTEALCDEPAYDVYRGLCFPEDQERLAADQYQYDITIIMPGTIGKERKKTSGHYHGYNDTRRNTHPEVYEVIKGTAAYILQKSPDFAVEPKDLLVDDLIVAVVKEGQSIIVPPNYGHCSINIGDGPLVFSNLAYKPCAVHYDTVQFYHGMACYIVEENGQLCVRKNHYYPHIPHIKFATVKENPHLGITFDTPLYQRYRAAPERFHFLGHVDNYVREIMGMLEYQEDLFPLCQEDA from the coding sequence ATGAAACAGCTACACCACAGCGGCCTGCCGCTGTACCTCGATGACGACGGCGTGATGGCGCTGAAACCGCCGCTAAACTATCTCGGCTTTGGCCGCAAAAGCGCCGGGCAGATGGCGGTAGTCTTACCGGAGTTCACCGAAGCGTTATGCGATGAACCGGCTTACGATGTTTATCGCGGCTTGTGCTTTCCGGAGGATCAGGAACGGCTTGCCGCTGATCAGTATCAGTACGACATCACCATCATCATGCCGGGAACGATTGGCAAGGAGCGCAAGAAAACCAGCGGTCACTATCACGGCTATAACGATACGCGGCGCAACACCCATCCGGAAGTGTATGAAGTGATTAAGGGCACTGCGGCGTATATCCTGCAAAAGTCGCCGGATTTTGCCGTTGAGCCAAAAGATCTGCTGGTGGACGATCTTATCGTGGCGGTGGTGAAGGAGGGGCAGAGCATTATCGTGCCGCCGAATTACGGCCACTGCTCTATCAATATCGGCGACGGGCCGCTGGTATTCAGCAACCTGGCCTATAAACCCTGCGCGGTTCACTACGACACGGTGCAGTTTTACCACGGTATGGCCTGCTACATCGTGGAGGAGAACGGGCAGCTCTGCGTGCGCAAGAATCATTACTACCCGCATATTCCGCACATCAAATTCGCCACCGTCAAAGAGAATCCGCATCTTGGCATCACCTTCGATACGCCGCTTTACCAGCGCTATCGCGCCGCACCGGAACGTTTCCACTTTCTGGGGCATGTCGATAACTATGTCCGGGAAATCATGGGGATGCTCGAGTATCAGGAAGATTTATTCCCGCTCTGCCAGGAGGACGCATGA
- a CDS encoding GNAT family N-acetyltransferase, with amino-acid sequence MEAFTVRRISESDLDDFRKLRLEALRLHPEAFGASYEECSQKPLQFFAEQLRTSHVFGGFDVHNNLQGMIGVNRSPLPKLSHVANIWGMYVRAEKRGSGLAARLMDKALETACSAKTIKLSVVTTNRAAYALYRSFGFTEWATDTAALCVDGEFHDEFLMRRDS; translated from the coding sequence GTGGAAGCATTTACAGTACGGCGCATAAGTGAGAGCGATCTGGACGATTTCAGGAAATTGAGGCTGGAGGCTTTACGGCTTCACCCTGAGGCCTTTGGCGCATCTTATGAAGAATGCAGCCAGAAACCACTGCAGTTTTTTGCCGAACAACTACGAACCAGTCATGTCTTCGGCGGTTTTGATGTTCATAACAACTTGCAGGGCATGATTGGCGTGAACAGAAGCCCCTTACCAAAGCTGAGTCATGTTGCGAATATCTGGGGGATGTATGTTCGTGCCGAGAAGAGAGGTTCCGGGCTAGCAGCCAGACTCATGGACAAGGCGCTGGAAACCGCCTGTTCAGCCAAAACAATTAAACTGTCAGTAGTTACAACCAACCGGGCTGCATATGCGCTTTATCGCTCCTTCGGATTCACCGAGTGGGCGACTGATACTGCTGCGCTATGCGTTGATGGGGAGTTTCATGACGAATTTCTGATGAGACGCGACTCGTAA
- a CDS encoding Gfo/Idh/MocA family oxidoreductase, producing the protein MNKIRAAVVGAGIYGKHHMNAYRHNPDTVLVAICETDEERCDDLSMAYGVQGYTRLDRLLQQEAIDIVSVATPDPYHTESILTALRHSKHVLAEKPLATSVRECELIVETARQRDLLVGVDFHKRWDPAVMRIKAELEKPEAGRILRGHISMDDVITVPTQWLNWAGASSPVWFLGSHCFDLVRHLSGQEVVSVYAIGQKRLMVECGIETFDSVQSLLTMADGSSWVVENSWVLPEGFPKDNDGRIDILCEATYIRSTSQHRGLEIITPGMTLTPNSYFINYRNGVASGFGIDPINDFVRAVRNRSPYPVTAEDGLAVSRICEAVHRSLKSGKPEKI; encoded by the coding sequence ATGAACAAAATCAGAGCCGCCGTGGTGGGCGCAGGCATCTACGGCAAGCACCATATGAATGCGTACCGCCATAACCCGGACACGGTGCTGGTCGCCATCTGCGAAACAGACGAAGAACGCTGCGATGATCTGTCTATGGCATACGGCGTCCAGGGCTACACTCGGCTGGATCGGTTACTGCAACAGGAAGCCATTGATATCGTTTCGGTGGCGACGCCAGACCCGTACCACACCGAATCCATCCTCACCGCCCTGCGCCACAGCAAACATGTGCTGGCGGAGAAACCGCTCGCCACCTCGGTACGCGAGTGTGAGCTTATCGTGGAGACGGCGCGGCAGCGGGACCTACTGGTCGGCGTCGATTTCCACAAACGCTGGGACCCGGCGGTGATGCGCATTAAGGCTGAACTGGAGAAGCCGGAGGCCGGGCGCATCCTGCGCGGGCATATCAGTATGGATGACGTGATAACGGTCCCGACGCAGTGGCTGAACTGGGCGGGCGCAAGCTCTCCGGTGTGGTTTCTTGGCTCACACTGCTTTGACCTGGTGCGCCACCTTTCCGGCCAGGAAGTGGTGTCGGTGTATGCCATCGGGCAGAAGCGGCTGATGGTTGAATGCGGCATAGAAACCTTCGACAGCGTGCAGAGCCTGCTGACGATGGCAGACGGCAGTTCGTGGGTGGTGGAAAACTCGTGGGTGCTACCGGAGGGCTTTCCGAAGGACAACGACGGGCGTATCGATATTCTCTGCGAGGCAACCTATATCCGCAGCACCTCCCAACATCGCGGGCTGGAAATCATCACGCCGGGCATGACGCTCACGCCCAACAGCTACTTCATCAACTACCGCAACGGTGTCGCCAGCGGTTTCGGTATCGATCCTATAAACGACTTTGTGCGGGCGGTCAGGAACCGGTCTCCGTACCCGGTGACGGCAGAGGACGGGCTGGCGGTAAGCCGGATTTGCGAAGCGGTGCATCGCAGTCTGAAGAGCGGAAAGCCTGAAAAAATTTGA
- the ptsG gene encoding glucose-specific PTS transporter subunit IIBC, with protein sequence MKRFNLLQMLQSIGRSLMIPIAMLPAAGILLAFGISFQDPNIVASLPFLGADWLVHVLKLMAEAGSAIFANLPLLFAVGVAVGLSDDQGIAGLSAIAGFLIMNVTIGQFLGITPESVAQVRDYTMVLGIPSLQTGVFGGIIIGIIAAWLYKRYYRIQLPSWLEFFSGKRFVPIVTSFAALFVGLVMAVVWPPVQHLINGLSNTMTVQGAGVSAFLFGFVERLLIPFGLNHVWWPTFWLQFGEYVNKAGQVVHGDQLIFFAQLKDQVPITAGTFMAGLTPIKMFCIPAIALAIYRCASPENKARVKGIMLSGAITSIVCGITEPIEFSFLFVAPVLYGIHAVLAGLVFLLMEWFSVHIGLSFSGGLIDYLFFGVLPRAPHWYMVFPVGLVMGVVYYVLFTFAIRRWNLLTPGREVEESTVAQENEQNDLVSGIILAYGGLGNMTSIEACMSRLRIDVMDKTLVDKALLKQLGAAGVVEVGNNIQSVFGMKSDRLKEAIRAIKAHPVSGHCEPIH encoded by the coding sequence ATGAAAAGATTCAACCTTCTGCAAATGTTACAAAGCATCGGGCGATCGTTAATGATCCCCATTGCCATGCTGCCTGCCGCCGGTATTTTGCTGGCCTTCGGCATCAGCTTTCAGGATCCCAATATTGTCGCCAGCCTGCCGTTTCTCGGCGCTGACTGGCTGGTTCACGTGCTGAAGCTAATGGCGGAAGCGGGCAGTGCGATTTTCGCTAACCTGCCGCTGCTGTTTGCGGTCGGCGTGGCGGTGGGGCTCAGTGACGATCAGGGCATTGCCGGGTTGTCGGCGATCGCCGGTTTTTTGATTATGAACGTGACCATCGGCCAGTTTCTGGGGATCACGCCCGAGTCGGTGGCGCAGGTGCGTGACTACACGATGGTGCTGGGCATCCCTTCGCTCCAGACCGGCGTGTTTGGCGGCATCATCATCGGGATTATTGCCGCCTGGCTGTATAAACGCTATTACCGCATTCAGCTTCCTTCGTGGCTGGAGTTCTTTTCCGGAAAGCGCTTCGTGCCGATAGTCACCTCCTTCGCCGCGCTGTTTGTCGGGCTGGTGATGGCGGTGGTCTGGCCGCCGGTTCAGCATCTGATTAATGGCCTGTCGAATACCATGACGGTGCAGGGGGCGGGCGTGTCCGCCTTCCTGTTTGGTTTTGTCGAGCGGCTGCTGATCCCGTTTGGTCTTAACCATGTCTGGTGGCCGACGTTCTGGCTGCAGTTTGGCGAGTACGTGAACAAAGCCGGGCAGGTGGTACATGGCGACCAGCTTATCTTCTTTGCCCAGTTGAAAGATCAGGTACCGATTACCGCTGGAACCTTTATGGCCGGGCTGACGCCGATCAAGATGTTCTGCATTCCGGCGATAGCGCTGGCGATTTATCGCTGCGCCAGCCCGGAAAACAAAGCGCGAGTGAAGGGCATTATGCTCTCCGGCGCGATCACCTCCATCGTCTGCGGCATCACCGAGCCGATTGAGTTCTCCTTCCTGTTTGTTGCGCCCGTACTGTATGGCATTCACGCCGTCCTGGCGGGGCTGGTGTTCCTGCTGATGGAGTGGTTCAGCGTGCACATCGGGCTCTCTTTCTCCGGCGGGCTTATCGACTATCTGTTCTTTGGCGTCCTGCCGCGCGCGCCTCACTGGTACATGGTGTTCCCGGTCGGGCTGGTGATGGGCGTGGTGTACTACGTCCTGTTTACCTTTGCCATCCGCCGCTGGAATTTGCTGACGCCGGGGCGTGAAGTCGAAGAAAGCACTGTGGCGCAGGAAAACGAACAGAACGACCTCGTGAGCGGCATCATTCTGGCCTATGGCGGGCTGGGGAATATGACCAGCATCGAAGCCTGCATGTCACGTCTGCGCATTGACGTGATGGATAAGACGCTGGTGGACAAAGCGCTGCTGAAACAGCTTGGCGCGGCGGGCGTCGTCGAGGTCGGGAACAATATTCAGAGCGTATTTGGCATGAAATCCGATCGGCTGAAAGAGGCGATCCGCGCGATTAAAGCGCATCCGGTTTCCGGACATTGTGAACCCATACACTAA
- a CDS encoding PTS glucitol/sorbitol transporter subunit IIA, protein MMIYCARIVAIGLFVADGLTDKMLITFDSNGPKDCLDYSLSLEPSFREESLMILPGDRLLLAGHDYLVTAVGKGAQQALFELGHLTLVFNGDLNPCHVGAVHLSGSVPNLRDLHGNLVIEEGRP, encoded by the coding sequence ATGATGATTTACTGTGCACGTATCGTCGCTATCGGGTTGTTCGTCGCCGATGGCCTGACCGACAAAATGCTCATCACCTTCGACAGCAACGGGCCGAAGGACTGCCTCGATTACTCGCTGTCGCTGGAGCCGTCGTTCCGGGAAGAGAGCCTGATGATACTCCCCGGCGACCGCCTGCTGCTGGCGGGGCACGATTATCTGGTGACTGCCGTCGGCAAGGGGGCACAGCAGGCGCTGTTTGAACTCGGCCACCTGACGCTGGTGTTTAACGGTGACCTGAATCCCTGCCACGTCGGCGCGGTTCATCTCTCCGGCTCGGTGCCAAACCTGCGCGACCTCCACGGCAATCTGGTGATTGAGGAGGGACGCCCATGA
- a CDS encoding PTS glucitol/sorbitol transporter subunit IIC: MWTVSLAEAFIHVFQAAGKIFLDMMTGLIPMLICLLLAINFLMKLVGTVRMEKVAALLGRSRILTYGVLPVLGWFFMSSPGALTLGKLLPEKSKPGYEDALGTTAHPLTSLFPHVVPSELFVWLGVAAGVKALGLPATSLALRYIAAAMLIGLIRGIITEYLFLRLSKRGNSP, encoded by the coding sequence ATGTGGACAGTCAGCCTCGCTGAGGCGTTTATTCATGTATTCCAGGCCGCAGGCAAAATCTTCCTCGACATGATGACGGGGCTTATCCCGATGCTTATCTGTCTGCTGCTGGCCATCAACTTCCTGATGAAGCTGGTCGGCACCGTACGGATGGAGAAAGTCGCCGCCCTGCTCGGCCGCTCGCGCATTCTCACCTACGGCGTACTGCCGGTACTCGGCTGGTTTTTTATGAGCAGCCCCGGCGCGCTCACTTTAGGCAAACTCCTGCCCGAAAAGAGCAAGCCTGGTTATGAAGATGCCCTCGGTACCACTGCCCATCCCCTCACCAGCCTGTTTCCCCACGTGGTGCCGTCGGAGCTGTTCGTCTGGCTCGGCGTCGCCGCCGGGGTTAAGGCGCTCGGCCTGCCCGCCACCTCGCTGGCGCTGCGTTATATCGCTGCCGCCATGCTGATTGGTTTAATCCGCGGGATTATCACCGAGTACCTGTTCCTGCGGCTCAGCAAGCGGGGGAATTCGCCATGA
- a CDS encoding PTS glucitol/sorbitol transporter subunit IIB, with product MNTVLIPPGPGGYGKGLWLPTGSGKKVLSLTGREIHPVAIEIGALTESEIVNGFSDIPPDNDILCVVINCAGSLRCGLYPQKGIPTINVLPTWRAGPLAQFINEDNYVSGVTMEQLVLVDTAEAPDGKPETTQEPAPRVITAPPPARGAEKLVRMVEKTGTAVGHVIALLFAASREAVDVSLRNVIPFMAFVSLLIALVQETALGSLIAHALTPLANSLWGLVVLSLICGIPFLSPVLGPGAAISQVIGVMIGTQIGAGAISPAFALPALFAINVQVGCDFVPVGLSIQEAKPETIAKGVPAFLLSRQLTGPLAVIVGWLFSLGLF from the coding sequence ATGAACACGGTGCTTATTCCGCCAGGTCCCGGCGGCTACGGCAAGGGGCTGTGGCTGCCCACAGGGAGCGGCAAAAAGGTGCTGTCGCTGACCGGACGCGAAATCCATCCGGTGGCGATAGAAATCGGCGCACTCACCGAATCGGAAATCGTCAACGGCTTCTCAGACATTCCACCGGATAACGACATCCTGTGCGTGGTGATTAACTGCGCCGGGTCCCTGCGCTGCGGCCTCTATCCGCAAAAGGGTATCCCGACCATCAACGTGCTCCCCACCTGGCGCGCCGGGCCGCTGGCGCAGTTTATTAACGAGGATAACTACGTCTCCGGCGTCACCATGGAGCAACTGGTTCTGGTAGATACCGCCGAAGCCCCGGATGGTAAACCTGAAACGACTCAGGAGCCTGCACCACGGGTTATCACCGCACCGCCACCTGCACGTGGCGCGGAAAAACTGGTACGTATGGTTGAAAAGACAGGCACCGCCGTCGGCCATGTTATCGCCCTGCTGTTCGCCGCCAGCCGCGAGGCGGTGGACGTGTCGCTGCGCAACGTTATCCCGTTTATGGCCTTTGTCTCGCTGCTGATAGCGCTGGTGCAGGAGACCGCGCTCGGCAGCCTGATTGCCCATGCCCTGACGCCGCTGGCGAACTCGCTGTGGGGGCTGGTGGTGCTGTCACTCATCTGCGGCATTCCGTTCCTCTCCCCGGTGCTCGGGCCGGGCGCGGCCATCTCGCAGGTGATTGGCGTGATGATTGGCACCCAGATTGGCGCGGGTGCGATATCCCCGGCCTTCGCCCTGCCCGCGCTGTTCGCCATCAACGTGCAGGTCGGCTGCGACTTCGTACCGGTGGGACTCTCCATACAGGAGGCGAAGCCAGAGACCATCGCGAAGGGCGTCCCCGCCTTTCTGCTCTCGCGTCAGTTAACCGGACCGCTGGCGGTCATAGTCGGCTGGCTGTTTTCCCTGGGTTTATTCTGA